A DNA window from Camelina sativa cultivar DH55 chromosome 13, Cs, whole genome shotgun sequence contains the following coding sequences:
- the LOC104736735 gene encoding uncharacterized protein LOC104736735, which yields MTLHLVLCLCVYMFTQGAQGNIDDYDCVDIYKQPAFQHPSLRNHKIQETFRLDGNTERSNKSITQEHCPKGTVAILRKGNESQSIHLNSAEYLGQHFATIETMQDGTIYRGAKAEISLHDLKLENNQYSKSQIWLENGPASQLNSIQVGWAVHPRLYGDSFTRLTIYWTGDGYRKTGCYNMQCPGFVITSQKLIIGNEFWGSSVYGQISLTIDIEVYQDPISGNWILNIFDEVIGYWPKELFTYLNKGASLVRYGGNTYLYPDGISPPMGNRHFPVADFKKTAHFKNIVVRNSYYERVYLEDGKLRCHADCYSCYRVTYWGYLKSTGVAFSFGGPGGNCGV from the exons ATGACATTACATCTAGTGTTATGTCTCTGTGTTTATATGTTTACACAAGGTGCACAAGGCAACATTGAT GATTATGATTGTGTTGATATATACAAACAACCAGCTTTCCAACACCCGTCGTTGAGAAATCACAAGATTCAA GAAACATTCCGTTTAGATGGCAATACTGAAAGAAGCAACAAATCTATCACACAAGAGCATTGTCCAAAAGGAACAGTTGCAATTTTACGAAAAGGAAATGAATCTCAGAGCATTCATTTGAATTCAGCCGAGTATTTAGGTCAACAT TTTGCAACAATTGAGACCATGCAAGATGGAACTATCTATCGAGGAGCCAAAGCAGAAATAAGTCTTCATGATCTAAAGTTGGAAAACAATCAATACAGCAAAAGTCAAATATGGTTAGAAAATGGACCTGCATCTCAACTCAATAGTATACAAGTTGGTTGGGCC GTGCATCCAAGATTATATGGTGACAGTTTCACAAGATTAACAATATATTGGACT GGAGACGGTTATCGAAAAACAGGATGCTACAATATGCAATGTCCTGGCTTTGTGATTACAAGTCAAAAACTCATTATTGGAAATGAATTTTGGGGGTCATCCGTCTATGGTCAAATAAGCCTTACCATTGACATAGAAGTTTATCAA GATCCAATCAGCGGAAACTGGATACTTAACATATTTGATGAAGTAATTGGTTATTGGCCGAAAGAGTTATTTACGTACTTAAACAAAGGAGCTTCTCTAGTAAGATATGGAGgaaatacatatttatatccGGACGGAATTAGTCCTCCAATGGGAAACAGACATTTTCCGGTTGCAGATTTTAAAAAGACAGcacattttaaaaacattgtggTTAGAAATTCGTACTATGAAAGAGTTTATCTTGAAGATGGGAAACTAAGATGTCATGCTGATTGTTATAGTTGCTATAGGGTGACATATTGGGGTTATCTTAAATCCACTGGAGTGGCCTTTTCATTTGGAGGACCAGGTGGAAATTGTGGTGTTTGa
- the LOC109128327 gene encoding uncharacterized protein LOC109128327 yields the protein MFNVMVRLLILTFFLFSGISNTTLARVQYEPLKPSKRERVWDPKMIKEIKIGVDGSRSRRAPGGRGRPTK from the exons ATGTTTAACGTCATGGTTCGCTTactaattttgacatttttcttgttctctggGATATCGAACACAACATTGGCCCGAGTACAATATGAACCTTTAAAGCCAAGTAA AAGAGAAAGGGTCTGGGATCCTAAGATGATCAAAGAGATTAAAATTGGAGTAGATGGTAGTCGTTCAAGGCGTGCACCTGGAGGAAGAGGACGACCAACCAAATAA